The following proteins are co-located in the Apium graveolens cultivar Ventura chromosome 5, ASM990537v1, whole genome shotgun sequence genome:
- the LOC141724809 gene encoding uncharacterized protein LOC141724809: MGNVSIIIYITIAILILFFISHSPTTTKPSHQPHRRLKLRSNFDHSKPTPIPFDPIVADIERNREDRLWEKSQFHLDDAAPGEESQPEWEDFMDAEDYLNDEDKFNVTNRIVLLFPKIDVNPEDGFLSESEFTEWNVVQAQRETLHRTKRDMEIHDKNRDGFVSYDEYDPPSWTRNADNDSFGHNMGWWKKEHFNASDGDGDGVLNLTEFNNFLHPADSGSPMLLQWLCNEEVRERDTDKDGKLNFKEFFHGLFDLVRNYEEVGHNSSHGLDDTRDTPAKKLFAELDKDNDGYLSGAELLTVIGKLHPPEHYYAKQQADFVIQQADADKDGRLTLAEMIDNPYVFYSAIFNEDEEDDYGYHDEFR, encoded by the exons ATGGGCAATGTATCTATAATCATATACATTACAATTGCCATTCTCATCCTTTTCTTCATTTCCCACTCCCCCACCACCACTAAACCCTCTCACCAACCTCACCGCCGCCTCAAACTCCGATCAAACTTCGACCATTCTAAGCCTACCCCAATACCCTTTGATCCCATTGTAGCCGATATCGAAAGAAACAGGGAAGACAGGCTCTGGGAGAAGTCACAATTCCATTTAGATGATGCTGCCCCTGGCGAAGAATCGCAACCCGAATGGGAGGATTTTATGGATGCTGAGGACTATTTGAATGACGAGGACAAGTTTAATGTCACTAATAGGATTGTTTTGTTGTTTCCGAAAATCGATGTCAATCCGGAAGATGGGTTTTTGAGTGAAAGTGAGTTTACTGAGTGGAATGTTGTGCAGGCTCAGAGGGAGACTTTGCATAGGACTAAGAGGGATATGGAAATTCATGATAAGAATCGGGATGGTTTCGTGTCGTATGATGAGTATGATCCGCCTAGCTGGACGAGAAATGCAG ATAATGATTCATTTGGACATAATATGGGATGGTGGAAAAAGGAGCATTTCAATGCATCAGATGGAGATGGAGATGGTGTTTTAAACTTGACAGAATTTAACAA CTTTTTGCATCCAGCTGACAGTGGTAGTCCCATGCTACTTCAATGGTTGTGCAATGAAGAAGTAAG GGAAAGAGATACCGACAAAGATGGCAAGCTCAATTTTAAAGAATTCTTCCATGGGCTATTTGATCTGGTAAGAAACTATGAAGAGGTGGGTCATAATTCGTCACACGGGCTGGATGACACCAGGGACACACCAGCAAAGAAGTTGTTTGCAGAGCTTGACAAAGACAATGATGG ATATTTGTCAGGTGCAGAACTGCTAACTGTAATTGGAAAACTTCATCCACCCGAGCATTATTATGCTAAACAACAGGCGGACTTTGTTATCCAACAG GCTGATGCTGATAAAGACGGGCGTCTAACATTAGCTGAGATGATCGATAACCCGTATGTATTCTATAGTGCAATATTCaacgaagatgaagaagatgactATGGGTACCATGATGAATTCCGTTAG